TTGACCGGGCCGGAATTGGTTTGCAGATTGGCGACCGCCTGATAACTTGAACTGCCGGGCGTCAGGGTTAGAGTGCCGCTGCTGACGCTGTAGGTTCCGGTGCTGAAATTATTAAAGCCGACGCTGATCTGGGCAAAGGAAAAATCGTCCAGGGACAGGTTGCTGGCGTTGATGGTTACCTGGCCGTTCAGGACTATGCCCTCAATGCTTTGCAGATCGGTGAACTTCAGGGTGATTGTTGCCCCATTATTGTCGGCCGACAGATTGCCGGAAACGCTGCCGTTGAGCAGCGGCACGCCGTCGCGGATGAGCTGGGTGGCAGTCAGGGTGAAGTCGGCTGAAATTCCGCTGGACGTCAGAGCCAGATTGGCGAGACTGAGCGTGGCCTGGCCGGAATAGGTGCTGGTGCTGCCCTGTGGTTGACAACCCTGACCGAAGTCGATGGTTACGGTAGCGGTTGCGGGCAGGTGCTCCAGATTGATGGTTGCGGGGTTGCTGGTGACCTCCGGACAGCTTGAACCGTCGCCTTCCATGACGAGAAGGAAGAGGTCCATGATTTCATCCAGAATATCCGCCAGCTCATCGTTGTAGGCGACCAGGTCCAGGACGTTTTCGACTTCGGTGGCCAGACCGGCGGGCAGGGCCGCGTCGCTTGAGGTCGCCGGCGCCTTGAGGCTGGGCATGCCGTCCAGCATGGTGGCGAAATTATCGCCATTAAGCTGAAAGCCCACCAGCTCAAGATCGGAAGCGTATCGGACATAGGTGGCCGTCGCCAGATTCTGAGGGGAGAAGATGTTTTCCGGGGTGCCCAGTTCCTTTTTATGGGCGGCCAGGTTTATGGTTTTGGCGGAGATCTGGTTGCCGTAGTTGTCGTAGGCGGTCAGCGTTACCGTGGCGCTGGTCGCATTGGGGTTAACCAGGGCGATTCCCGTCCAGCCCTGTTTTTCCAGGCGGGCGAAAACGCCGTTTCTGCTTTTGAGATCGACCAGGGAATAGCCTGCCAGCTGCTCACTGTCGTTCGAGCCGAAAAGCTCCAGACTGGTGATGTCGGCGCTGCTGCTGATACTGAACCAGGCGGTGTCGGCCGACAGGCCGAGAGTGGCCGGGGTGCCGATGTATTTTTGTCCGGGGCCCAGGGTTGCGCTCTTGCCAGTCAGGGGCGTGCCGTTGGCGTTGTAGGGTTGAATCGTGAGGTTGGCGGTGTTGCTGGAAGACGGATTGTAGGCGACGATTCCGGTCCACCAGGAAGCGTCGGCGACGACATGGGCGACGTTGATGGTTTTGCCGAGCTTATCCTCAAGCACGACTCCGGAGAGTTGTCGGCTGTTGCCGAAAAGCTCGAGCCCGACCACGCCGTTGGCGTTACTGATAACGCCGGAGTTGATCAGCGGCTTGCTGAGCACGCCGAACAGGCCAGCGATAGTGAAAACCCGGTGTTCTTTGGGACCCAGGCTTAGCGATCGGGTTTCGCCGGTGTTGAAAGTGATGGTCAGATTCTTGGTCGCATCGGTGGTGTTGACCAGGCTGAGACCGGTCCACCAATTACTGTCGGAGGCGATATGGGCGATATAAATGTTGCTGTTGCCGGTTTCGCTCACGGCCGGCACCGCCACCTGGGAAATTCCGTACTGGAAGAATTTGGTATAGCCGACCAGGGAACTTGCATCTGTGGTGAAAATCAGATAGCCGATGTTTTGAGGATCGGCCATTTCCGCGCCGACGTTTACCTGGCGGCGCTGATTGGGACCCAGCTGAATGTCCAGGTTGCCGGCTGGAACGCCGTCGTTGCGGTAGGCTTGCAGTGTGCCGGAAACCGTGGCGCCGGCGCTCGTATTGATCAGGCAGACCTCGGTTCCCCAGGCGGCATTGCTGGCGACATGGGGAAAATAGACATGGGCTTCGGCCTTGAGTCGGCAATCAACCAGGATGAAAGCCAGAACGGCAAGCAGAAAAACAAATTGCAGACGGTTGAAAAATATTTTCATATGACTCTCCTGTGAACATTGTGATTGAAGTGGAAAATTGAATTGGAACTACGCGCTGGTTGTTATGCTCCGCTTCAGCAGTCGCAGAAAACCAATAAAACGCTTTATTTCCTCAGTATACGGCCTTTCCGAGTAGATTTAAAAAATCCTGCGGCGCATGGACACGGACAGCTCGTCTGTGAACTTTAAACCTGAAGTATAACTCTGTGGGAAATCCCTTGACATGGTTCTGACGATGTTTTATGGATGGTTGAAAAGTCAAATCAACTCGGAGCGATAATATCAAAAAGCAGCTTAAAGATCAAGTTGTAAGGTCAAATTTGGCTGATAAAAATATAATGTTAAAAATCGCGCCCCACCTTTGGAGGGTGCGTCGACCTGGCGCAAAACAGTCTCCACCCTCGACTTTCCCTGTAACCAATTGATGTGAAATGAAAAATAATGCTCGCCGACATCTTGCGGCAGCTCATGTCACAGGAAGCGATTTTCTCCCCCGATTTCCCTGCACCGGACGAGGGTAACGGGTTTGCAGTCCGGTCGGATACCGGAAATCGCTCTCCAACTTCCCCGTCTTATTGCCTCCCACCGACATCGTTTCGTTGTATTTTCACCCGATCCGTGGCATGGATTGTCGGCCTCTTTTCGGCCGAGTTCATCGGGAGGTCGAAACCGGGGCTTTCCCAGGGGTGCGGAAACATATGCACCGCTCAAACTGTATTGAAATCAACAGGATATGCATCCCGTGCAGTATCGTGGGTTGGGCATGAAATTCAATCTTTACTTCGTTCTTTTCACCTTTCTGGCACATCGGTTTCTGCCGAAATACGACGTCCGGATGCAGCTGCTGATGTTCCAGATCAAAATGCTGCGCGACCGGATCGAAGACCAGCGCATTGTCCCCACGCCGGAGGAGCGAGCCAAGCTGCTGCGGCTGGGAAACGAGATCAACCACGACGTTGCAGACGTCATGCTGGTGGTCAAGCCGCAGACCTACCGG
This portion of the Pseudomonadota bacterium genome encodes:
- a CDS encoding integrase produces the protein MKFNLYFVLFTFLAHRFLPKYDVRMQLLMFQIKMLRDRIEDQRIVPTPEERAKLLRLGNEINHDVADVMLVVKPQTYRRWLSPKAKTRSPKPAGRPSTAEDIVALILRMATENLSWGYKRIFGELKKLGIAVRLTTI